Proteins co-encoded in one Luteolibacter sp. Y139 genomic window:
- a CDS encoding DUF2459 domain-containing protein, whose translation MSLFRFVSLLPVILLASCTLHLPVPEVSRQRVETRSMPVAASADTVPIYLLSDNLHTGLVFDLKWLVESGYVKPHETGDHKWVNMSWGEETAYVQERWLNPYQVFRALCTPSPSVMEIIPFDWKVEQVCHHQKVLIADVPRSAGPALAAFLNGCAAKRADGTPETIAPSSWGNGRLIRCPKNYSYYFPRICNVWTAQSLQSCGYSIKTRSALSASGLVRQASSPQNGFVKIWDPATDESKVVR comes from the coding sequence ATGTCGTTGTTTCGTTTCGTCTCGCTGCTGCCGGTGATTTTGCTGGCGTCCTGCACCCTGCATTTGCCGGTGCCGGAGGTTTCGCGGCAGCGTGTCGAAACGCGTTCGATGCCGGTCGCCGCTTCGGCGGACACGGTGCCGATCTACCTGCTCTCCGATAACCTTCACACGGGCCTGGTTTTCGATCTGAAGTGGCTCGTGGAGAGCGGCTATGTGAAGCCGCATGAGACCGGCGATCACAAGTGGGTCAACATGAGCTGGGGTGAGGAGACCGCTTACGTGCAGGAGCGCTGGTTGAATCCTTATCAGGTCTTTCGCGCGCTTTGTACGCCATCGCCGTCGGTGATGGAGATCATTCCCTTCGATTGGAAGGTGGAGCAGGTCTGCCATCATCAGAAGGTCTTGATTGCGGATGTCCCTCGCTCGGCGGGGCCGGCGCTTGCGGCCTTCCTCAATGGCTGCGCAGCGAAGCGAGCGGATGGCACTCCGGAAACGATCGCTCCTTCAAGCTGGGGAAATGGCCGCCTGATCCGCTGCCCGAAGAATTACTCCTACTACTTCCCTCGTATTTGCAACGTCTGGACCGCGCAGTCGCTGCAAAGCTGCGGCTACTCGATCAAGACGCGGTCGGCTTTGTCCGCCAGTGGTCTCGTTCGGCAGGCGTCGTCGCCGCAGAATGGATTTGTGAAGATTTGGGATCCGGCGACGGATGAGTCGAAGGTGGTGAGGTGA
- a CDS encoding DUF433 domain-containing protein, producing MNPRLQISPTVCHGKPVIRGTRVLVSTILGALSGGDSIEVVLEDYPSITAEDIAAALEFASRLSDYQMSGYEAVA from the coding sequence GTGAATCCCCGACTTCAGATCAGCCCAACGGTTTGTCACGGCAAGCCCGTGATCAGGGGCACACGTGTCCTCGTGTCGACCATTCTGGGCGCTCTAAGCGGCGGCGATTCCATTGAGGTGGTCCTTGAAGACTACCCTTCGATCACTGCAGAAGACATCGCTGCTGCTCTTGAGTTTGCCAGCCGGCTCTCTGACTATCAGATGTCGGGCTACGAAGCAGTCGCATGA
- a CDS encoding DUF5615 family PIN-like protein, producing the protein MRFLLDENFPKAAASFLEEAGHEVFDFRGTAEEGIEDSSVFVKAQAYGAVLLTTDRDFFHTIPHLFDTHAGVVVIALRQPNRNAILSRLKWLLARIEEGSFENRCFQLRDSTWIAFPPLP; encoded by the coding sequence ATGAGGTTTCTCCTCGACGAGAATTTTCCGAAAGCGGCTGCGAGCTTTCTGGAAGAAGCGGGCCACGAGGTTTTCGACTTTCGGGGAACTGCCGAGGAAGGAATCGAAGATTCGTCGGTCTTCGTCAAAGCTCAGGCCTACGGCGCGGTACTGCTGACAACTGACCGCGACTTCTTCCACACCATTCCCCACCTGTTCGATACGCATGCTGGAGTCGTGGTGATCGCCCTCAGGCAGCCGAACCGGAACGCAATATTATCCCGATTGAAGTGGCTGCTTGCACGGATCGAAGAAGGTTCGTTCGAGAACCGGTGCTTCCAACTCCGCGACTCCACGTGGATCGCGTTTCCTCCCTTGCCCTGA